CAGCTTCAAGGCAAAGACGACGAAGGGCCTCATAAACTTCCCGGACGACTACAAAGGGAAATGGGTCGTACTCTTCGCCCATCCGGCTGACTTTACGCCGGTCTGCACGACGGAGTTCTATGCTTTCCAGAACAGGTACGAGGAGTTCAAGAAGCTGAACTGCGAACTCGTCGGCTTAAGCATAGACCAGGTCTTTAGCCATATCCAGTGGGCTAAGTGGATTAAGGAGAAGCTTGGGGTTACGATAGAGTTCCCGATAATCGCCGACGACACGGGCGACATATCAAAGATGTTTGGAATGCTTCATCCGGGCAAGGCCACCAACACCGTCAGGGGAGTATTCATAATCGACCCGCAGGGAACCGTAAGGGCGATCTTTTACTATCCACACGAGCTTGGAAGGAACATTGACGAGATACTGAGAGCCGTTAAGGGGCTGCAGGTAGCCGACAAGGCTGGCGTAGCGCTTCCTGCGAACTGGCCGAACAACGAACTCATAGGCAACAAGGTAATCGTTCCGCCGGCTACCGACGNNNNNNNNNNNNNNNNNNNNNNNNNNNNNNNNNNNNNNNNNNNNNNNNNNNNNNNNNNNNNNNNNNNNNNNNNNNNNNNNNNNNNNNNNNNNNNNNNNNNNNNNNNNNNNNNNNNNNNNNNNNNNNNNNNNNNNNNNNNNNNNNNNNNNNNNNNNNNNNAAAGCCAGATTTTTCGTACTCGGGCCCGGCGGGATTCGAACCCGCGACCCCCGACTTAGAAGGCCGGTGCGCTGTCCATTCTGCGCTACGGGCCCTTTTTCGGTGCGCAACATAGTATTCAATTTAGAAGACTACTTAAATACTTATTCTTAAAGAATTCTGACCTATTTGGTGAAGTATTTAAACAAAATAGAAGAAAGTTTA
This genomic stretch from Aigarchaeota archaeon harbors:
- a CDS encoding peroxiredoxin; translated protein: MIGEKAPSFKAKTTKGLINFPDDYKGKWVVLFAHPADFTPVCTTEFYAFQNRYEEFKKLNCELVGLSIDQVFSHIQWAKWIKEKLGVTIEFPIIADDTGDISKMFGMLHPGKATNTVRGVFIIDPQGTVRAIFYYPHELGRNIDEILRAVKGLQVADKAGVALPANWPNNELIGNKVIVPPATD